A single window of Anderseniella sp. Alg231-50 DNA harbors:
- the mfd gene encoding transcription-repair coupling factor — protein sequence MKRVELKSAIASPGKVIVSGAPEGIDGKVAGEIARLAEDRLVVHVARDDQRASMIGEAISFFAPDVNIIQFPAWDCLPYDRVSPVADILARRMSALTRLSAGKIDKPAVVLTTANAIVQKVPPRDIIRSASFEALPGNRVDTNELQEYLAINGFSRTGTVVDPGDFAIRGGIIDIFPPGSEEPVRLDFFGDTLESIRSFDAQSQRTTGQLHGLKLDAASEVLLNADTIAQFRTAYTAQFSGTGMNDAVYEAVSAGRRYQGVEHWLALFYDKLETLLDYAGNCVLTMDHLADESIEARNAQIDEYYQARIEALNKDTFGAPVYKPLPPEKMFLNGEAWSDLAAQHPVIALTPFEAPEGSSLRVISAQGRQGRSFAAERAEAGRNVYDAVVDHVRAQQKSGKRVLLAAWTEGSRDRLQGIVKDHELGLVVPAKDGPEALKRSKDMVSVVVLGLETGFETDDLAVVAEQDILGDRLVRRGKRQRKASDFISELASLNSGDLVVHVDHGIGRFEGLKVIDVQGAPHDCLFLQYHGGDRLFLPVENIELLSRYGSDEAGVNLDKLGGVAWQARKARLKERVREIASQLIKTAAQRELRDGEVLTLPDGIYDEFASRFPYEETEDQLTAIDAVVSDLARGRPMDRLICGDVGFGKTEVALRSAFIAVMAGKQVAVVVPTTLLARQHYATFAERFKGLPVRVAQASRLVSRKDVNEAKKGISDGTVDIMIGTHALLAEDVKFRDLGLLIIDEEQHFGVKHKEKLKEMRADVHVLTLTATPIPRTLQLALSGVRELSLITTPPLDRLAVRTYISPFDPVIIRETLLRELYRGGQSFYVVPRISDLSVVGDFLKAQVPEVKFAIANGRMAPTELDDIMTGFYDRQYDVLLATTIIESGLDIPTANTLIVHRADMFGLAQLYQIRGRVGRSKQRAYALFTVPANKTLTAPAEKRLKVLQSLDSLGAGFSLASHDLDIRGGGNLLGEEQSGHIKEVGFELYQHMLEEAVASLRSGELDIEADGQWSPQINVGTSVLLPESFIPDLQVRLGVYRRMADLPTQEELDGFAAELQDRFGSLPEEVEHLIDIVSVKLLCRIANVSNIDAGPKGAVFQFRDGKFPNPDALVQWINDQGSRAKIRPDMKLVIIRTWETPADRLAGTRQLMQTLVKLANVSTPPN from the coding sequence ATGAAACGCGTTGAACTAAAAAGTGCTATTGCGTCACCCGGCAAGGTGATCGTGTCGGGCGCGCCCGAGGGTATAGACGGCAAGGTTGCCGGTGAGATAGCCCGGCTGGCGGAAGACCGGTTGGTGGTGCATGTGGCACGCGATGACCAGCGGGCTTCGATGATCGGAGAGGCGATATCGTTTTTTGCACCGGATGTGAACATCATCCAGTTTCCGGCCTGGGACTGCCTGCCGTATGACCGGGTGTCGCCGGTTGCAGACATCCTGGCCCGGCGCATGAGCGCGTTGACGCGCTTGTCCGCAGGCAAGATTGACAAGCCGGCTGTTGTTCTGACGACTGCCAATGCCATCGTCCAGAAAGTACCACCCCGGGACATCATCCGGTCCGCCAGTTTCGAGGCCCTGCCGGGCAACCGGGTGGATACGAACGAACTGCAGGAATACCTGGCGATCAACGGGTTTTCCCGCACCGGCACGGTGGTCGACCCCGGCGACTTTGCCATCAGGGGCGGTATCATCGACATATTCCCACCCGGAAGTGAAGAGCCGGTAAGGCTGGATTTCTTCGGTGACACACTCGAATCCATTCGCAGTTTTGATGCCCAGTCGCAGCGCACCACAGGCCAGTTGCACGGCCTGAAATTGGATGCGGCAAGCGAAGTCCTGCTGAACGCTGACACAATTGCCCAGTTTCGCACCGCCTATACGGCCCAGTTCTCCGGCACTGGCATGAATGATGCTGTCTACGAAGCGGTATCAGCCGGCAGGCGGTATCAGGGTGTCGAGCACTGGCTGGCGCTGTTCTATGACAAGCTGGAGACCCTGCTGGATTATGCAGGTAACTGCGTCCTCACCATGGATCATCTTGCCGATGAGTCCATCGAGGCCAGGAATGCCCAGATCGACGAATACTATCAGGCGCGTATTGAAGCCCTTAACAAGGACACATTCGGTGCGCCGGTCTATAAACCGCTGCCGCCAGAAAAGATGTTCCTGAACGGGGAGGCATGGTCTGACCTTGCCGCGCAGCACCCGGTTATCGCGTTGACGCCGTTTGAAGCACCGGAAGGCTCAAGCCTGCGGGTGATTTCGGCCCAGGGCAGGCAGGGGCGCAGTTTTGCCGCTGAACGCGCCGAAGCCGGGCGCAATGTCTATGACGCAGTGGTCGACCACGTCCGCGCGCAACAAAAATCCGGCAAACGGGTGTTGCTGGCGGCGTGGACCGAAGGGTCGCGTGACCGGTTGCAGGGTATCGTGAAGGACCATGAGCTTGGCCTGGTTGTGCCTGCCAAGGATGGTCCGGAGGCGCTCAAGCGGTCAAAGGACATGGTGTCGGTTGTCGTGCTCGGCCTGGAGACCGGTTTTGAAACCGATGATCTGGCTGTTGTCGCAGAACAGGATATTCTCGGTGATCGGCTGGTGCGGCGTGGCAAGCGCCAGCGCAAGGCCAGCGACTTTATCTCGGAACTGGCTTCTCTCAATTCAGGAGATCTCGTGGTCCATGTGGATCATGGTATCGGTCGCTTCGAGGGCCTGAAGGTCATCGATGTTCAGGGCGCGCCGCATGACTGCCTGTTTCTGCAGTATCACGGCGGAGACCGGCTGTTCCTGCCGGTGGAAAACATTGAACTTTTGTCGCGCTATGGCTCGGACGAGGCCGGCGTCAACCTGGACAAGCTGGGCGGCGTGGCGTGGCAGGCCCGCAAGGCCCGCCTCAAGGAACGTGTCCGGGAGATCGCCAGCCAGTTGATCAAGACGGCCGCGCAACGTGAATTGCGCGACGGTGAAGTGCTGACACTGCCGGACGGCATTTATGATGAGTTTGCCTCCAGGTTCCCCTACGAGGAAACCGAAGATCAACTTACCGCCATAGACGCTGTCGTTTCCGACCTGGCGCGTGGCCGGCCCATGGACCGGCTGATCTGCGGTGATGTCGGGTTTGGCAAGACGGAGGTAGCTCTGCGCTCGGCCTTCATCGCCGTCATGGCCGGCAAGCAGGTCGCAGTGGTGGTGCCGACGACATTGCTGGCGCGCCAGCACTATGCAACATTCGCCGAGCGTTTCAAGGGCTTGCCGGTCAGGGTTGCCCAGGCCTCCCGGCTGGTGAGCCGGAAGGATGTCAATGAAGCCAAGAAGGGAATTTCCGACGGCACCGTAGACATCATGATCGGTACTCATGCGCTGCTGGCCGAGGACGTCAAATTCCGCGATCTCGGTTTGTTGATCATTGACGAAGAGCAGCACTTTGGCGTGAAGCACAAGGAAAAGCTGAAGGAAATGCGCGCCGATGTGCATGTACTTACGCTGACCGCAACTCCCATTCCGCGCACCCTGCAGCTGGCATTATCCGGTGTGCGCGAGCTTTCCCTGATTACAACACCGCCGCTCGACCGGCTTGCGGTGCGGACATACATCTCCCCGTTTGATCCGGTCATCATTCGCGAAACCCTGCTGCGCGAACTGTATCGCGGTGGCCAGAGCTTCTATGTGGTGCCGCGCATTTCCGACCTGTCCGTCGTCGGCGATTTCCTCAAGGCCCAGGTGCCGGAGGTCAAATTCGCGATTGCAAACGGCCGTATGGCACCTACCGAGCTGGATGACATCATGACCGGTTTTTATGACCGGCAATATGACGTGCTGCTGGCAACGACGATTATTGAATCCGGCCTTGATATACCGACCGCCAATACCCTGATCGTGCACCGGGCCGACATGTTCGGCCTGGCGCAGCTGTACCAGATCAGGGGCAGAGTGGGGCGCTCCAAGCAACGCGCCTACGCCCTGTTTACCGTTCCCGCCAACAAGACACTCACCGCACCGGCGGAGAAGCGCCTCAAAGTGCTGCAATCCCTCGACTCGCTGGGGGCCGGTTTCTCGCTGGCCAGTCATGACCTTGATATTCGCGGCGGCGGGAACCTGCTTGGTGAGGAACAGTCCGGCCACATCAAGGAGGTTGGGTTTGAATTGTACCAGCATATGCTGGAGGAAGCTGTTGCGTCTCTGCGCTCCGGCGAGCTCGACATAGAGGCCGATGGCCAGTGGTCTCCGCAGATCAATGTCGGCACCTCCGTCCTGTTGCCGGAAAGCTTCATCCCCGACCTGCAGGTCAGGCTCGGTGTTTATCGGCGGATGGCGGATTTGCCGACACAGGAGGAACTGGACGGATTTGCAGCGGAACTGCAGGACCGGTTCGGCAGCCTGCCGGAAGAGGTTGAACACCTGATCGACATTGTGTCGGTGAAGTTGCTGTGCCGTATTGCCAATGTGTCAAACATCGATGCAGGTCCAAAAGGTGCCGTGTTCCAGTTCAGGGACGGCAAGTTCCCCAATCCTGACGCCCTCGTGCAATGGATCAACGACCAGGGCAGCCGCGCCAAGATTCGACCCGACATGAAACTGGTGATCATTAGGACCTGGGAAACACCGGCCGACAGGCTGGCCGGCACCCGGCAGTTGATGCAGACACTTGTGAAGCTGGCGAATGTCAGCACACCACCGAATTAG
- a CDS encoding FAD assembly factor SdhE, with protein MTVTDENRRKRIVWRACHRGIKEMDIVVGTFVRDRIEQSDEAELRELERILEIPDQDLLAWLTEAQPVPEDQQSALLQEMLAARFDETFFGNPE; from the coding sequence GTGACTGTAACTGACGAAAATCGGCGCAAACGCATTGTCTGGCGAGCCTGCCATCGGGGCATCAAGGAGATGGATATTGTCGTGGGTACTTTCGTGCGCGACCGGATTGAGCAATCCGACGAAGCGGAACTGCGGGAACTGGAACGTATTCTGGAAATCCCGGACCAGGATCTGCTTGCCTGGCTTACCGAGGCACAGCCGGTACCGGAAGACCAGCAGTCGGCATTGCTGCAAGAGATGTTAGCTGCGCGATTTGACGAGACATTTTTCGGTAATCCGGAATGA